A part of Haloarchaeobius sp. HME9146 genomic DNA contains:
- a CDS encoding cbb3-type cytochrome c oxidase subunit I: protein MDLSGQILLTALMAVVLFGVAFFVTRLEDWRSYTPLAGGGTGIVSRETGYGHEEKPGGLIRWFTTVDHKDIGILYGIYAIVAFAWGGLAVVVMRAELATAQVDVTSALAEAAGMGQGQLLYNSLLTSHGITMLFLFGTPILAAFSNYLIPLLIGADDMAFPRINAIAFWLLPPGAVLIWGGFFLAPFMDSIAPSMISWTMYPPQSTAQTATGGAAQTIAQLNAGTDLMLLGLHLTGVSATMGAINFIATIFAERGEDVGWDKLDIFSWTILTQSALILFSFPLLGSALVMLLLDRNFATTFFTAEGGGTILYQHLFWFFGHPEVYILVLPPMGIISYVLPRFSGRKLFGFKFVVYSTLAIGVLSFGVWAHHMFASGIDPRIRASFMAVSLAIAIPSAVKTFNWITTMWNGKVRLTTPMLFCVGFISNFIIGGVTGVFLAAVPVDFLLHDTYYVVGHFHYVIMGAIAFAVFAGVYYWFPLVTGRMYQVKLGKAHFWLTMIGTNLTFFAMILMGYAGMPRRYAGYAGITVGPINLITLMHQLATVGAFILLVATVIWLWNMVESYLEGPRVGPDPWNLEEDGLPSHEWDWFADQQETALADGGEEKEVATDGGEVVDDE, encoded by the coding sequence ATGGACCTTAGCGGACAGATACTGCTGACTGCCCTGATGGCGGTGGTCCTCTTCGGCGTGGCCTTCTTCGTGACACGCCTCGAGGACTGGCGCTCATACACACCGCTGGCCGGCGGTGGCACGGGTATCGTCAGTCGTGAGACCGGATACGGCCACGAAGAGAAACCAGGCGGTCTGATTCGGTGGTTCACCACCGTCGACCACAAAGACATCGGCATCCTGTACGGCATCTACGCCATCGTCGCGTTCGCGTGGGGCGGCCTCGCCGTCGTCGTCATGCGTGCCGAACTCGCGACCGCCCAGGTCGACGTGACCTCGGCGCTCGCCGAGGCCGCCGGCATGGGCCAGGGACAGCTCCTGTACAACTCCCTGCTCACGAGCCACGGCATCACGATGCTGTTCCTCTTCGGGACGCCCATCCTCGCGGCGTTCTCGAACTACCTCATCCCGCTGCTCATCGGCGCGGACGACATGGCGTTCCCGCGCATCAACGCCATCGCGTTCTGGCTGCTGCCGCCGGGCGCGGTCCTCATCTGGGGCGGGTTCTTCCTCGCGCCGTTCATGGACAGCATCGCACCCTCGATGATCAGCTGGACGATGTACCCGCCGCAGTCGACGGCACAGACCGCGACCGGTGGCGCCGCACAGACCATCGCCCAGCTCAACGCCGGGACGGACCTCATGCTGCTCGGCCTGCACCTGACCGGTGTCTCGGCCACCATGGGTGCCATCAACTTCATCGCGACCATCTTCGCGGAACGCGGTGAGGACGTCGGCTGGGACAAGCTGGACATCTTCTCGTGGACCATCCTGACCCAGTCCGCGCTCATCCTGTTCTCGTTCCCGCTGCTGGGCAGCGCGCTCGTCATGCTGCTGCTCGACCGGAACTTCGCGACGACGTTCTTCACGGCGGAGGGCGGCGGCACCATCCTCTACCAGCACCTGTTCTGGTTCTTCGGTCACCCCGAAGTGTACATCCTGGTGCTGCCCCCGATGGGCATCATCAGCTACGTGCTGCCACGGTTCTCGGGCCGGAAGCTGTTCGGGTTCAAGTTCGTCGTCTACTCCACGCTGGCCATCGGCGTGCTGAGCTTCGGCGTCTGGGCGCACCACATGTTCGCGTCCGGTATCGACCCGCGCATCCGCGCCTCGTTCATGGCCGTCTCGCTGGCCATCGCGATTCCGAGTGCGGTGAAGACGTTCAACTGGATCACGACGATGTGGAACGGGAAGGTCCGGCTCACCACCCCGATGCTGTTCTGTGTCGGGTTCATCTCGAACTTCATCATCGGCGGTGTGACCGGCGTCTTCCTCGCCGCGGTCCCCGTCGACTTCCTGCTCCACGACACGTACTACGTCGTCGGGCACTTCCACTACGTCATCATGGGCGCTATCGCGTTCGCGGTGTTCGCGGGCGTCTACTACTGGTTCCCGCTCGTCACCGGCCGGATGTACCAGGTCAAGCTGGGCAAGGCACACTTCTGGCTCACGATGATCGGGACGAACCTGACGTTCTTCGCGATGATCCTGATGGGCTACGCCGGGATGCCGCGCCGGTATGCCGGCTACGCGGGCATCACGGTCGGTCCCATCAACCTCATCACGCTGATGCACCAGCTCGCGACGGTCGGGGCGTTCATCCTCCTCGTCGCGACGGTCATCTGGCTGTGGAACATGGTCGAATCCTACCTCGAGGGCCCGCGCGTCGGTCCGGACCCGTGGAACCTCGAAGAGGACGGCCTCCCCTCCCACGAGTGGGACTGGTTCGCGGACCAGCAGGAGACAGCACTCGCCGACGGCGGCGAAGAGAAAGAGGTCGCGACGGACGGCGGCGAAGTCGTCGACGACGAGTAA
- a CDS encoding DUF6684 family protein — MAQQRKIFDKDTLLDLTVNIIPLGIMLFFLVLFVPMVYGPFSWDSTYSILMFALIVTPFVLLAILTYFSALAIEGDAHESEGEGHMTQEHQDRAYGTNDDAEADVAENESEPASEAATAE; from the coding sequence ATGGCGCAACAACGGAAGATATTCGACAAGGATACGTTGCTTGACCTCACGGTCAACATCATTCCGCTGGGAATCATGCTGTTCTTCCTCGTCCTGTTCGTGCCGATGGTGTACGGCCCGTTCTCGTGGGACTCGACGTACTCCATCCTGATGTTCGCCCTCATCGTGACGCCGTTCGTCCTGCTGGCGATTCTGACGTACTTCTCGGCGCTCGCGATCGAAGGTGACGCACACGAGAGTGAGGGTGAAGGACACATGACCCAGGAACACCAGGACCGGGCGTACGGCACGAACGACGACGCGGAAGCCGATGTCGCCGAGAACGAGAGCGAACCCGCCTCCGAGGCTGCGACGGCCGAATAA
- a CDS encoding cox cluster protein, producing the protein MAEESQSSTRAPKRPKASAWPMLIAVGLAVSEVGVLFGSLPISVFGLLMFCGSIAGIFAETGYVDQPWTIMAAFAAVLVLIGGYLFVDFGGTLGGAELVGVDNRIAYRGVAIAMAGVVTLVAAVVGLFQTSLDGSTAP; encoded by the coding sequence ATGGCAGAGGAATCGCAGTCATCCACACGCGCGCCGAAGCGACCGAAGGCGAGCGCCTGGCCCATGCTCATCGCCGTCGGGCTCGCCGTCTCCGAGGTCGGCGTGCTGTTCGGCAGCCTTCCCATCTCGGTGTTCGGACTGCTCATGTTCTGTGGGAGCATCGCCGGCATCTTCGCAGAGACCGGGTACGTCGACCAGCCGTGGACCATCATGGCCGCGTTCGCGGCCGTCCTCGTGCTCATCGGCGGCTACCTGTTCGTCGACTTCGGTGGCACCCTCGGTGGCGCAGAACTCGTCGGGGTCGACAACAGAATCGCGTACCGCGGCGTCGCCATCGCCATGGCAGGCGTCGTGACGCTGGTCGCTGCCGTGGTCGGACTGTTCCAGACCTCACTCGACGGGTCGACCGCACCCTGA
- a CDS encoding thiolase domain-containing protein, with amino-acid sequence MTEVRIAGVGLTKFGASPERTGRDLFAEAGLDALEDAGVGREHVEALFYGNFMGELAEHQGHQGPLMAEAVGVDAPSTRYEAACASSGVAVREAVKNVRNGEKDVILVGGAERMTNLGTAGATEALAIAADDLWEVKAGMTFPGAYALMANAYFSEYGGTREDLAAIAVKNHENAVPNEKAQYQREISPETVLDAPMVAEPLGLYDSCPISDGASALVLVSDEFAEEHDLDAPVAISGSGQGGDLMALHDRDYLARSPAADEAAEEAYADAGISASDVDVAEVHDCFTIAEVLAMESLGLFEVGEGISAAREDKTTREGDLPVNLSGGLKAKGHPVGATGASQVAELTQLLRGDHPNSEYVEGATTGVTHNAGGTVASAVVHVLEVVA; translated from the coding sequence ATGACAGAGGTACGAATCGCAGGTGTCGGACTCACGAAGTTCGGTGCCTCCCCGGAACGCACGGGCCGGGACCTGTTCGCGGAGGCTGGACTCGACGCCCTCGAGGACGCTGGGGTTGGGAGAGAGCACGTCGAAGCCCTCTTCTACGGCAACTTCATGGGCGAGCTCGCGGAACACCAGGGCCACCAGGGGCCGCTGATGGCGGAAGCCGTCGGCGTCGACGCCCCGTCGACCCGATACGAGGCGGCGTGTGCCTCCTCCGGTGTCGCGGTCCGCGAGGCGGTAAAGAACGTCCGGAACGGTGAGAAGGACGTCATACTGGTCGGCGGTGCGGAACGGATGACGAACCTCGGGACGGCGGGCGCGACGGAGGCGCTCGCCATCGCGGCCGACGACCTGTGGGAGGTCAAGGCCGGGATGACGTTCCCGGGCGCGTACGCCCTGATGGCGAACGCCTACTTCAGCGAGTACGGCGGCACGCGCGAGGACCTGGCCGCCATCGCCGTGAAGAACCACGAGAACGCGGTCCCGAACGAGAAGGCCCAGTACCAGCGCGAGATATCGCCGGAGACCGTCCTCGACGCGCCGATGGTCGCCGAACCGCTGGGGCTGTACGACTCGTGTCCTATCTCGGACGGCGCGAGCGCGCTCGTGCTCGTCTCGGACGAGTTCGCCGAGGAGCACGACCTCGACGCACCGGTCGCCATCTCGGGCTCGGGCCAGGGCGGGGACCTGATGGCGCTGCACGACCGGGACTACCTCGCGCGCTCGCCCGCGGCCGACGAGGCCGCCGAGGAAGCGTACGCGGACGCCGGTATCTCGGCGAGCGACGTGGACGTCGCGGAGGTCCACGACTGCTTCACCATCGCGGAGGTGCTGGCGATGGAGTCCCTCGGTCTCTTCGAGGTCGGTGAAGGCATCTCGGCCGCCCGCGAGGACAAGACCACGCGCGAGGGTGACCTCCCGGTCAACCTCTCGGGCGGGCTCAAGGCCAAGGGCCACCCGGTCGGCGCGACCGGCGCGTCCCAGGTCGCCGAGCTGACCCAGCTCCTGCGCGGGGACCACCCGAACAGCGAGTACGTCGAGGGTGCGACGACCGGCGTCACCCACAACGCGGGTGGGACCGTTGCCAGTGCTGTTGTCCACGTCCTGGAGGTGGTCGCATGA
- a CDS encoding Zn-ribbon domain-containing OB-fold protein: MSDGTAVNAGYDDWLDAIEEGAPYYLEGPEGDGWLPPRRVDPATGSTDLTEEALPETGEIETFTIVHVPTPNFSEDAPFATAIARFGPVRVTGMVVGVEMSDVEVGMTVTLGVEETKTTGDRVIVFRAE, encoded by the coding sequence ATGAGCGACGGAACCGCGGTCAATGCCGGCTACGACGACTGGCTCGACGCCATCGAGGAGGGCGCACCGTACTACCTCGAGGGTCCCGAGGGCGACGGCTGGCTGCCGCCCCGGCGTGTCGACCCCGCAACGGGCTCGACCGACCTCACGGAAGAGGCACTGCCGGAGACGGGCGAGATAGAGACGTTCACCATCGTCCACGTCCCGACGCCGAACTTCAGCGAAGACGCGCCGTTCGCGACCGCAATCGCCCGGTTCGGGCCGGTCCGCGTGACCGGCATGGTCGTCGGCGTGGAGATGAGCGATGTCGAGGTCGGCATGACGGTGACGCTCGGTGTCGAGGAGACGAAGACGACCGGCGACCGCGTCATCGTCTTCCGCGCGGAGTAG